GGAAAACTTTCTTCAATAAATCTTTTATCTTCTTTTTTCTTTGCCATTACGTCGGTATCCCTTTGTTTTTCCATTCACTGGTAGTGATTAAATATCTAACTATTTCTATTTTTTCTTCAGGAGAACATTGCTCTGCCGGATTATTAACGATATATAACACAGGTTTTGTTGCCGCATTTGCCACTATATAAAGCCAATATTGTTCCTTGAACCTCTTTGCGTTAAGCCATTCATTTTTTGTAATAACAATAGGACCTTCAAAACTTCTCGCTTTTACTTCTATATACCTTGTTTCATTATTTCCTTTGCCTGTGCCAAGATTTTGAGACATAGGTTTTGACCGTATATCAAATCCCAGATTTTCTTTTGATACATCTTCCGGAATACGCCCATTACTTCTCTCATGTTCCATAGCCTTTTCCATGCCTATCTTTTCTATATTTGTATCTTCTTTTAATTCTTCCGATACCTGACTCTTCACATATATACATCCTATAAATTTAGGCATAGTAAGTGACAGATTAATTTCATACTCAATTTCTTTTTTAAGTTTGGCTAATGCTGCTTTATAATTGTTTTTTCTTTCTTCCTTGTTTAATATGGGAAGTTCAACGCGTTCACCTCTATCCCGTCTAATGTATAATTCTACAAGCTCAGTATCTGTTTTATTTATAAGATATTCCAGTGAACGAACCCCGTATTTGTGTTTTATTTCTGCCTGTTTTTTCCTGCTTGTAAGTATTTCCTCTTTGTATCTATTAAGAATATCAATCGTCAATCTTTTCGCTTTTGTCTCATTCATATCAAGAGTAATAGAGTTGTTGTTGGATGAAGGTACTATATCCCACAAAATTGCCGGGTTCACAGGAGATATATTTTTTCCGTCATCTAATAAAGTAAGAAGTTTTTTGCCTGCAACTCCCCCTTTGCCGTCTTTCACTTCTCCTTCATAAAACCATAATATGCCGTTATATTTGCCTGATGGGTCAACAAATAATGCGCCTTTCTGTAAATCATCAGAGAATCTTCTTTTTATCCATTCAAGAAGCCCTTCTAATAGTGGATGTCCAAAAGAAACAAATTCACTGTACGGGTTGTTAAATGCAATATCTTTGTCAAAAGTAATTTTATTGTACGACTTGCTAAGTGAGCCATATCTGTTCTTAATATCCGGTTCTTTTCCTATGTTGCGCAGTTCATAGGGAATTGAATCTATTGACATAAATCCGTCTTTTGTTTCTCTGTAACTGCCACCTGCTTTTGTAAAACCTTTCTTGAAAAATTCTTCAATATATTCGGGGATAAGCTTGCGTTCTCTTGCTTTTTCTGCCATCTCTGAAATTCGTGTATAATCAATATGCCTTGTTGCTAAACTTTCTCCAAGAACCTCTTTAATTTTTGATATGTATTCTGCATCGACAGGAATGTCCAATTCTGTATCTATTATTTCCTTTGAACTCCGAATATCTGCGGCAGCATCACAGATAAGCTGGTATAAATTCTTATCAAAGAAAACCTGCCCTATAATATCAAATACCTTTTCATTCCCCATAGCATTTCTTATCTCGTCAAGTTTGTCAAAGAGTTTAACAAGAACCTCCCCTTCTCTTGTATCCTGAGCAACAAGGTTATAGATGTACACTTCATATTGCTGACCGTATCTATGTATCCTGCCCATCCTTTGTTCTAACCGGTTAGGATTCCATGGAATATCATAGTTAATCATAATATTGCAAAACTGAAGGTTGATACCCTCCCCTGCCGCCTCTGTCGCAACCATTATCTGTGTATCGTTTTTAAATGTTTTCTCTGCCTCTACCCTCTCTGTAAGAGCCATGCCCCCATGGATACAGTTAACCCTGTAACCCCATGTTCTAATTTTTTTATGAAGATAATCCATCGTATCCCGAGATTCTGTGAAGATAAGTATTCTTTCATTGCCTCCTGTTTCCTTTATCTTTTTAAATCCCTCTTCTATGGATTTCTTTAACTCTATTAATTTTTTTTCGATTTCTTCAGAGATAATATCTTCAGCACTTTGTATCAACTTATCTATAATTGCTATCTCTTTTTTCAGGTCCTCTTTGTTTTCAGCAAAAGAAACCGTTTCCCATTCTTTCTCTGTTTCCCATCTTCCAGATTCTTCTGCTTCTTCATAATCTTCAATGTTTACTGTTTTTGAGAGAATGGGGGGAAGTTCTGCTGCCATTAAAAATTCAGATAATCTGTTTTTTCGCCTTTTCAAGGACTGGAGGACAGCAAATGTACTGGAAGCCATTCTCCTCTGTAATATCAAAAGGGCAAAAGCAATATTACGTTTTCCAGTTCGACTTACTGCTTTGTCATATTCCGTTACAACATATCTGGAAAGTTCATTATAAAGGGCTTTCTCTTTATCTGTCAGATTAAATTTTATAGTGATAGGATAGCGAGGTTTGAAGATAGGCTTACCATTAAAATCTCTCATATCTTCTTTCAGGCGTCTTATAAAAAGCGGATTGTCCCCGTTTCTTATAGATTCATCAAGCAATTCTGTCTTGGCAAAAAAACCCGGCTCCAGCAAATCAAGGAACAACCTGTAATTTTCAGGGTCGCCTTTGTGGGGAGTAGCAGTTAGAAATAGTAGATGCTCTGAATTCCTTGATAAAACCTCTCCCAACTTATATCTTTCGCTTTTATTTATCTTTTCTCCGTACTGGTACGCTGTAAACTTATGGGCTTCATCTACAATAGTCAAGTCCCATTCTGAGCTTGAAAGAGATGGTAATACTTCTTCTCTTTTTGCATAGTCTATTGACGTAATAACCTGGTCCTCTTTAGACCATGGGTTATCTCCATATGAGGCATCCATAC
This bacterium DNA region includes the following protein-coding sequences:
- a CDS encoding DUF3883 domain-containing protein, coding for MPIKDGDIIEGHFWSEPVEVKKTEEIEGFIHILGATLHSGRHVDQLIPNDEIDKIKKKSYTRDFTAHSDEVFLALEGQRYRYASLFDPLLAMNVSKIDPLPFQIEAVYGYILKLPLIRYLIADDPGAGKTIMAGLIIKELKLRGIVRKILIVVPGHLKDQWKRELKDKFQEIFEVIDRSRMDASYGDNPWSKEDQVITSIDYAKREEVLPSLSSSEWDLTIVDEAHKFTAYQYGEKINKSERYKLGEVLSRNSEHLLFLTATPHKGDPENYRLFLDLLEPGFFAKTELLDESIRNGDNPLFIRRLKEDMRDFNGKPIFKPRYPITIKFNLTDKEKALYNELSRYVVTEYDKAVSRTGKRNIAFALLILQRRMASSTFAVLQSLKRRKNRLSEFLMAAELPPILSKTVNIEDYEEAEESGRWETEKEWETVSFAENKEDLKKEIAIIDKLIQSAEDIISEEIEKKLIELKKSIEEGFKKIKETGGNERILIFTESRDTMDYLHKKIRTWGYRVNCIHGGMALTERVEAEKTFKNDTQIMVATEAAGEGINLQFCNIMINYDIPWNPNRLEQRMGRIHRYGQQYEVYIYNLVAQDTREGEVLVKLFDKLDEIRNAMGNEKVFDIIGQVFFDKNLYQLICDAAADIRSSKEIIDTELDIPVDAEYISKIKEVLGESLATRHIDYTRISEMAEKARERKLIPEYIEEFFKKGFTKAGGSYRETKDGFMSIDSIPYELRNIGKEPDIKNRYGSLSKSYNKITFDKDIAFNNPYSEFVSFGHPLLEGLLEWIKRRFSDDLQKGALFVDPSGKYNGILWFYEGEVKDGKGGVAGKKLLTLLDDGKNISPVNPAILWDIVPSSNNNSITLDMNETKAKRLTIDILNRYKEEILTSRKKQAEIKHKYGVRSLEYLINKTDTELVELYIRRDRGERVELPILNKEERKNNYKAALAKLKKEIEYEINLSLTMPKFIGCIYVKSQVSEELKEDTNIEKIGMEKAMEHERSNGRIPEDVSKENLGFDIRSKPMSQNLGTGKGNNETRYIEVKARSFEGPIVITKNEWLNAKRFKEQYWLYIVANAATKPVLYIVNNPAEQCSPEEKIEIVRYLITTSEWKNKGIPT